Within the Miscanthus floridulus cultivar M001 chromosome 2, ASM1932011v1, whole genome shotgun sequence genome, the region AGCCCAGCGAGCGCCTGCCAGTTGGCGCCCCAGTTCCTGGACATCTGGATCCACCCGGTGTTGTCACCCTTCACCCAGGCGGCCGCCacggcgccgctgccgccgacGTTCTGGATGTTGACGAGCAGGAAGTATTGGGAACCCGCGATGCTGAATCGCACGCCGCCCTGGCGGGTGCACGTGACCTGCTGGTACAGGACCGGGATGATGCCGCCCTGCACGACGCCGATGTGCTCCCACGCCGGCTGCGACATGTCGAAGTGGGGGCGGCCCGGGCCGCACCACCCGCCGTTGGGGAGCCCGTAGTTGGGCGGGCACAGGTTGGTGGCCGACACCGTGATGGAGTTGCCCGGCTTGCACCACTGCCCGCCCGGACGTGACCTGTCGCACGTGATGAGGTAGCACTGCCCGCACGACGCGCCGTTGTTGAACAGCGTCTGGCTCAGCGCCGCGTTGTTAATGCCGTACCCGGCGTTGTACAGGTTGTCGTACCCGCACGCGCCACCTACATACACATGTATGCATTGGATTAATTAGTATATACGATCTGTGCAGATGGAGTAATCTCACCTATACAAAATGTGCACAGCTATTGTACAGCAATACAATGCATGCAATATATACACTATACTCCTACTTACCCATCGTGCCGGAGCCGTCGGCATCGCCGTAGAACGTCGCGGTGCCCTGAGACCAGCCTGCTGCGGCGAGCCCAAGGCAGGCTGCAAGGACTGCGCACAGGATCAGGGATCTGGACGACGTGTCCATATATGGACGTCGGCAATGCAGATCGAGAATGGTGAGGGGTGTGTTCGTGAGGACGAGCGAGGTGTGGCTGTGCAATGGACGTATTACGTTCCTGAGCTGAGGTTGTGGATGGAATGAGGCTCTTGCTTAAATAGCTAGACTAGAGGATCGGAAGAGGCGCGGCGTGGCTAACTTCAGGAGCAAGAATTTATTATATTAATCACAGGATGTGGTGATTAGGGGTATGATGGTCGATCATCATCCTGATTGCTTTGTGTCAGATGCCAGTCAGAACACACGAATCCGTGTTCCATCGAAGCACATGGCTGCAGATGCACCGATCGCGTGTTCCAAGCTAGGCCTCTGACTTTGCCATTGGAACTAATCGTGGATGCAATGCAAGGTGTGTTAGTTGATCGCAGTTTGATAGATAGAATGATCCATCTGTTAAGAAGATTTCTCAGGCAACCAACCATCAACTAACCCGAATTCCTTGCACGTACATTAGTCGAAACCCTGTTCGCTGCATGTTCTGCGGTTCTGAAGATAGAGCACCGGGCACCGGCCAACCGATCGATCCCAAATGTGAATTCGTAGTGACGATGCAGAAAGATTACATGCATAGTTCACAGATTTAGAATTAAACTGCCGGCAAACGACGTGCCAGTTGTAACTCCACGTCGGTCCAGAACGAATATCAACCATATGAGATCCATGTTGATCACTTCTCTTTGAGATGACATGACTTAATGGATTTCGAAATATTTCACGTACGGATTGGCCAGAAAATTATTCGAGGGGATATCGTAACAATTTTAACGAACTCAACAACTCGTATAAGTTGGTAGTGTTGCTCATTTTCTAGTTAAGTTCCTTAATTAGTGGAACTTGCTCATCATCAGGAGTTTTATAGTCCATGACTATTCTAAGTTCCTACCTTAACACCAAGGAAGAGTTCGTTCAATACTTTATTTTTATCTTAGTGAATATTGATTGGTATTTAAAAGTATATATGGATTCTTTTCAATAAACCAATACTCATTTCCATAGATAGCGCGTTATTTGATCCACGCATAATTCAGCTTTTCCTCGATCATATGCTCTGAGTTTCAGTAATCCGAGTTTCTGTTATTCTTATGTTATAGTTATGGTATAAATATAACCATATCAATTCGACGTGTATGGATCATGGGTGAGATGCTATGGATATAGAGAGCTAGTTACAATAAACTTATAAAAAGATCTCATTCGCTTGTATCTAACGGAACTGAACCCACGAATTTACTATTTCTGAGTTGGCACTTTAACCATTCACATCCATGGATTCTTAACAGGTAATGGACCATAAATGGGCTAAAACAATATTCAAAAGTTAAATTCAAGCATTGTAGCATTGTACTCACTCCGCGCCCTaatatagggcctgtttggttccctaGCTATCCCCTGACCATGATTCCTGGAGTCAACTTGAGCCTGTTTGGTTAGCTGAACAAGTCTTCTAGGCAGGCCCCAGTAAGCCATCCATGGGGTCTTAGCTTGGCTATCTGGAAACGCAGGAGTTGGGTGTTTTTCTGCTCTGGCCAGCCATCGCCCTGAGTCGCCTCACCTCCCTTCGGCACACGGTGGCAAGCTCCTTCATCCGTGCACGTGAGCTCCTGTGAGATCCGCATGTGCTCCTCCTTCGCTGGCGCTCCTCCACGCCGGTGCTCCACCCGTGAACCTGAGCTCCACCTGGCCGTCCCGCCACCATGGGAGGAGCACGCGATATGCAGCGAAGGAGGTCTAGGGACCGGGAGGAGCACGGCGGGGGCGGCGCGGAGGAACGCCGGGGACCATGAGGAGCAGAAGAGCGCGACCAAGAGGGTGTTGAGGGAGTGGAGGAGCGATTTGACGACGCCGGCGTGAAGGCCAGGGAGCCGAGGAACTATTCGAGTGGAGGAGAACGGCGATGCCAGCAAGCTCCCTTCTAGAACTCTGGCACCTGACTGCCGTCGTGGCTAGCCCGCGAGCTCCTTCCCCACCTGCGACCCGCTGGCGCTACGGGGAGCTATGGCGTGGGCGGGCAACATGGGGTCGACGTAGAGCCCGCCGTGTGCTTGCCTTGCTCTGCCGTGCCTGCCGTCGTACTCATCATGCTACCGTGTGCTGCTCACCGAGGATGCCCACCACATGCTCGGCGAAATTTCTCAAAGGAGGTAAACTTACCAATTCGGAAAAGAGATGACTGTGTCAAAATAAACCAGGGAACCAAACACGTCATGGGGCTAGCTAAGCTTAGATAGTATAGACAACAAAAAAGCCAAGGATTGGCTTGGTGGGAGAAGGCTAAGATTACCCAGGCTTAGATTCTAGCCAGGGTAGAAGTTGGGCAGGAATCCAAACACACCCATAATGTATTCTGAAGATTTTAGGACAGCTTAATAGAGAATTCACATGACATATATATGGCCTCGGTTTTATTTCGTCATCACACTACTAGAAACTAAAATATCGGTAGCAACACAACCGATAGGAAAATAGATATTTCCCTGTCGGTTCTCAGGTTACCGACAGAAAAATATACATACCGTCAAAAAATAGTCAATTTCTCCGTCGGTTACCAGATAACACAAAAGAAATGTGAATTATTTTGTGTGTTTTGTTGAACCGACAGGGAAATTATCCCTCACGAGCAGTCACACCCGAAACAATCAGCTAACCTGGGCTTGGGCCGCGAAGGCCTTTCAGCCGGCCCAAATTGGAAGCGCAAGTGTATATAATGCGTGCTAGGGTTAGTCAGTCATCAGTACACCCACACCTTTCCTCCCTACGTCATCGCCATTCTCCACCCGTCCTCCCTCCCCGCCGTCCTCGATCTCCCTGCTCAACCTCCCTCACCAGGTGTTCCCTCCCTGCCCGGCCTCCCTCTCTACTCTGGCAGCGGATGCCCGAGCTCGCGACGGCGGCGCGTGGTCAAGACACGGTGAGGACGCGGCGGCACGCGGCCAGGATGCGGTGACGACGCGGCTCGAGATGCAGCGGCACGCAACCAGGATGCGGTGATGACGCGGCCCGAGATGCGGCGGCGGT harbors:
- the LOC136539031 gene encoding expansin-A31-like, with the translated sequence MDTSSRSLILCAVLAACLGLAAAGWSQGTATFYGDADGSGTMGGACGYDNLYNAGYGINNAALSQTLFNNGASCGQCYLITCDRSRPGGQWCKPGNSITVSATNLCPPNYGLPNGGWCGPGRPHFDMSQPAWEHIGVVQGGIIPVLYQQVTCTRQGGVRFSIAGSQYFLLVNIQNVGGSGAVAAAWVKGDNTGWIQMSRNWGANWQALAGLVGQGLSFAVTTTGGQYLQFMYVVPGWWQFGMTFGTNRNFAY